In one window of Sinorhizobium chiapasense DNA:
- a CDS encoding response regulator transcription factor — MSQSCTIAVIDDDDAIRESMKDMLESLGYEAIAFPSASEFLELYSHYPIHCIVSDVKMPGIDGLQLLEILNGKGVRTPLIFMTAFRDQRLTTAARQGGARGVLSKPIDSDQLVAMLESAVSDHNGGDHTD, encoded by the coding sequence TTGAGTCAGTCATGCACCATCGCTGTTATTGATGACGATGACGCCATCCGCGAATCGATGAAGGATATGTTGGAGTCATTGGGCTACGAAGCCATCGCTTTTCCGTCGGCGTCGGAATTCCTCGAACTTTATAGTCATTACCCAATTCACTGCATTGTTTCCGACGTCAAAATGCCCGGCATCGACGGGCTGCAGTTGTTGGAAATATTGAACGGCAAGGGCGTCCGAACGCCGCTTATATTCATGACGGCCTTTCGTGATCAGCGGCTAACGACGGCTGCCAGGCAAGGTGGCGCTCGAGGTGTTCTGTCCAAGCCCATTGACTCCGATCAGTTGGTTGCGATGCTTGAGTCCGCAGTCAGCGATCACAACGGCGGTGATCATACGGATTAG
- a CDS encoding shikimate dehydrogenase gives MHDKKFLVGLIGADIQMSKSPALHETEARHQGLDYRYELLDFSERGLPASALPDLLDEEERRGFAGSNITHPCKQTVIAHLNRLSEDAEMLGAVNTVVFRNGERIGHNTDWYGFYENFQCGLPDVAKSHAVLLGAGGAGVAVAHAAIKLGIERLSVFDQDSKRAETLAGQLNDRFSRDCARATTDVGSALRSADGLIHATPTGMKSHPGLPIDAEWLLPRHWAADIVYMPLVTELLALAERKGCRTLRGGGMTVYQAAAAFELFTGITPDAERMSRHFTDLCRLSA, from the coding sequence ATGCACGACAAGAAATTCCTTGTGGGACTGATCGGTGCCGACATCCAAATGTCAAAGTCCCCGGCCCTCCACGAAACGGAGGCTCGACACCAGGGCCTCGATTACCGTTACGAGCTTCTTGACTTTTCCGAACGAGGCCTTCCCGCCTCGGCGCTGCCGGACCTCCTCGACGAGGAAGAGCGGCGCGGTTTTGCCGGGAGCAACATTACACATCCGTGCAAGCAGACGGTGATCGCCCACCTCAATCGCCTTTCCGAGGATGCGGAGATGCTCGGTGCGGTCAACACCGTGGTCTTTCGCAACGGCGAGAGGATCGGCCACAACACTGATTGGTACGGTTTCTACGAGAATTTCCAGTGCGGCCTTCCGGACGTCGCGAAGTCGCATGCCGTCCTGCTTGGCGCCGGCGGCGCCGGTGTCGCCGTGGCGCATGCCGCAATCAAGCTCGGTATTGAGAGATTATCGGTCTTTGACCAGGATTCGAAACGGGCAGAAACCTTGGCTGGGCAGTTGAACGATCGGTTCTCAAGGGATTGTGCTCGTGCCACGACAGATGTCGGCAGCGCCCTGCGCTCCGCGGACGGCCTCATCCACGCGACGCCGACGGGTATGAAGAGCCATCCTGGTTTGCCGATCGACGCGGAATGGCTTCTGCCACGGCATTGGGCAGCCGACATCGTCTATATGCCGCTCGTCACAGAGCTCCTTGCTCTCGCCGAAAGAAAAGGCTGCCGGACCCTTCGTGGCGGCGGCATGACGGTCTATCAGGCAGCAGCGGCGTTCGAATTGTTCACCGGGATAACACCCGACGCAGAGCGCATGTCCCGTCATTTTACGGACTTGTGCCGCCTGTCGGCCTGA
- a CDS encoding transporter substrate-binding domain-containing protein translates to MHSNRRNFLGLALAAVAFAIVGAATASAASVEEIKAKGTLVVGIQGDNAPWGFVNTSGLQDGFDADVANLFAKELGVKVQFQPLAVANRIPALTTGKVEILFATMAMTEERAKSIQYSKPYAANTISLYAAKSDTVTKPEDVAGWEIGVPKSSSQDKAVTDAVGSTATVRRFDDDAATIQALISGQVKAVGGNQFYGQRLDAASAGTYERKIDFLTTYNGVGTRLGEKDWNEAVNAFIDKIKSNGELAAITKKWMAIDLPQFPESIPNIPFSVN, encoded by the coding sequence ATGCATAGCAATCGTAGGAATTTTCTCGGACTTGCACTGGCCGCCGTTGCCTTCGCCATAGTTGGCGCTGCCACCGCCTCTGCGGCAAGTGTGGAGGAAATCAAGGCCAAGGGCACGCTTGTGGTCGGCATCCAGGGCGACAATGCGCCTTGGGGGTTCGTCAACACAAGCGGCCTGCAGGACGGCTTCGACGCTGACGTCGCCAACCTTTTTGCCAAGGAATTGGGCGTGAAGGTTCAATTCCAGCCGCTCGCCGTTGCCAACCGAATTCCGGCGCTTACGACCGGCAAAGTCGAGATCCTGTTTGCAACGATGGCGATGACGGAAGAACGCGCGAAATCAATTCAATACAGCAAGCCCTACGCCGCCAACACGATTTCGCTTTATGCCGCGAAGTCCGACACGGTTACGAAGCCTGAAGACGTTGCGGGATGGGAGATCGGCGTTCCGAAGTCCAGCTCGCAGGATAAGGCAGTAACGGACGCCGTCGGATCCACCGCAACGGTTCGCCGCTTTGATGACGACGCCGCAACCATCCAGGCTCTGATCTCCGGACAGGTAAAGGCAGTTGGCGGCAACCAGTTCTATGGTCAGCGTCTGGATGCGGCGAGTGCCGGCACCTATGAGCGCAAGATCGACTTTCTGACGACCTACAACGGCGTCGGGACCCGTCTCGGCGAGAAGGACTGGAACGAAGCCGTCAACGCCTTCATCGACAAAATCAAGTCCAATGGTGAGCTTGCCGCCATCACGAAGAAGTGGATGGCGATCGATCTGCCGCAGTTCCCGGAATCCATTCCGAACATCCCGTTCAGCGTCAACTAA
- the aroQ gene encoding type II 3-dehydroquinate dehydratase codes for MSLIYVLNGPNLNLLGKRQPHIYGHETLTDVEADCRKLAAELGHEIRFHQSNREYEIIDWIHEAREDGAGIVINPAAFTHTSLAILDALNTFEGPVIEIHISNVHKRESFRHHSFVSHRADGVICGLGTEGYQLGIRRAATMIKAAGKG; via the coding sequence ATGAGCCTGATCTACGTTCTCAATGGACCAAACCTCAACCTGCTTGGCAAACGCCAGCCGCACATCTACGGGCATGAAACGCTCACCGACGTAGAGGCGGACTGCCGCAAACTGGCAGCCGAACTCGGCCATGAAATCCGCTTTCATCAGAGCAACCGGGAATACGAGATCATCGATTGGATTCATGAGGCGCGCGAGGACGGTGCGGGCATCGTCATCAATCCGGCGGCCTTCACCCATACCTCACTCGCCATCCTTGACGCTCTGAACACATTTGAAGGGCCTGTGATCGAGATCCACATCTCCAATGTGCACAAGCGCGAAAGCTTCCGACACCATTCGTTCGTTTCGCACCGCGCGGACGGCGTGATTTGCGGCCTTGGAACAGAAGGATACCAGCTTGGCATTCGGCGCGCGGCGACAATGATCAAGGCGGCGGGCAAGGGCTGA
- the hmpA gene encoding NO-inducible flavohemoprotein yields MPRPLSPQTIELVKQSAPALAAHGAEITKRMYTLLFQDEHIRGLFNHANQGEKGSQVHALAAAILAYAENIENLAVLGPAIERIAHKHIGYHILPEHYPFVAKALLSAIADVLGDAASPALLDAWGEAYWFLADVLKEREAEIRADFDRRSGGWNGWRTFAIAERRKESDVVTSFILRPTDGQPVVRHRPGQYLTFRFRLADGSDVKRNYSISSGPNDEYYRISVKREAQGQGGSKFLHDHAEVGTVLEVTPPAGDFFLPDEPSRPVVLLSGGVGLTPMVSMLEAIASDYPELEAHYVHGALNSSTHAMDRHVQSLAKTHGGVTVRTFYSEPGSGDAAGYSHDHDGFITANWLRENTPFASADFYLCGPKPFLRSLVGDLARAGVPSERVHFELFGPADEQIAA; encoded by the coding sequence ATGCCACGTCCGCTGTCACCGCAGACAATCGAGCTCGTGAAACAGAGCGCGCCGGCGCTCGCCGCGCATGGCGCAGAAATTACCAAGCGCATGTATACGCTGCTCTTTCAGGATGAACATATCCGAGGGCTCTTCAACCACGCCAATCAAGGCGAGAAGGGATCGCAAGTGCACGCCCTTGCGGCTGCGATCCTCGCCTATGCCGAAAATATCGAAAACCTCGCGGTTCTCGGTCCGGCAATCGAACGCATCGCACACAAGCACATCGGCTATCACATCCTGCCCGAGCACTATCCGTTTGTGGCCAAGGCGCTGCTATCGGCGATTGCAGATGTTCTCGGGGACGCGGCCTCTCCGGCCTTGCTTGATGCCTGGGGCGAGGCCTATTGGTTTCTCGCCGACGTGTTGAAGGAGCGCGAAGCCGAGATCCGCGCCGACTTCGACAGAAGGTCAGGTGGCTGGAATGGATGGAGAACATTCGCGATAGCCGAGAGGCGGAAGGAGAGCGACGTTGTTACTTCCTTCATACTTCGGCCGACGGACGGCCAACCAGTCGTCAGGCACAGGCCGGGTCAGTACCTGACGTTCCGTTTCCGCCTCGCCGACGGTTCCGACGTCAAGCGCAATTACTCGATTTCCAGCGGTCCCAATGACGAGTACTACCGGATTTCCGTCAAACGTGAAGCGCAGGGTCAGGGCGGCTCGAAATTTCTGCACGACCACGCAGAGGTCGGCACCGTGCTCGAGGTTACCCCTCCTGCAGGGGACTTCTTCCTCCCGGATGAACCAAGCCGGCCGGTTGTTCTTCTGTCGGGCGGAGTTGGGCTCACACCGATGGTGAGCATGCTCGAGGCGATTGCCTCCGACTATCCCGAATTGGAGGCACACTACGTCCACGGTGCGCTCAACAGTTCGACGCACGCGATGGACCGCCATGTTCAATCACTCGCCAAAACACACGGCGGTGTCACGGTCCGGACATTCTACAGCGAGCCTGGCTCGGGCGATGCGGCGGGCTATTCGCACGACCATGATGGTTTCATCACGGCAAACTGGCTGCGGGAGAATACGCCCTTCGCGTCGGCGGACTTTTACCTCTGCGGTCCCAAGCCCTTCTTGCGTTCCTTGGTCGGTGATCTGGCCCGCGCGGGCGTTCCGAGTGAACGCGTTCACTTCGAACTCTTCGGGCCTGCAGACGAACAAATCGCCGCCTGA
- a CDS encoding amino acid ABC transporter ATP-binding protein, whose product MLNSANDQPTLISLEDVQKWYGAFHALKSISLSVRKGEKIVLCGPSGSGKSTLIRCINALETIEEGKIVVEGQVLDGSTKSVDAIRREVGMVFQSFNLFPHMTVLQNCTLAPMRVRGTSRTGAEQLARKYLERVRILDQAEKYPAQLSGGQQQRVAIARALCMEPKVMLFDEPTSALDPEMVKEVLDTMIGLARDGMTMICVTHEMGFARQVADRVIFMASGEIVEEAEPEVFFKSPKHQRTKTFLGEILAHH is encoded by the coding sequence GTGCTCAATTCCGCAAACGATCAACCGACGCTGATTTCCCTTGAGGACGTGCAGAAGTGGTACGGCGCTTTCCATGCCTTGAAATCCATCAGTCTGTCGGTCCGCAAAGGCGAAAAAATCGTCCTCTGCGGGCCGTCAGGCTCCGGAAAATCAACGTTAATCCGCTGCATCAATGCCCTCGAAACGATCGAGGAAGGCAAGATCGTCGTCGAGGGTCAGGTACTGGACGGAAGCACCAAATCCGTCGATGCGATACGTCGCGAAGTGGGAATGGTCTTCCAGAGCTTCAATCTCTTCCCCCACATGACCGTACTTCAGAACTGTACACTCGCCCCGATGCGTGTTCGAGGCACAAGCCGCACTGGCGCAGAGCAACTGGCTCGAAAATATCTCGAGCGGGTTCGAATCCTTGACCAGGCGGAAAAGTATCCTGCGCAGCTATCTGGCGGACAACAGCAACGCGTTGCCATCGCTCGCGCGCTCTGCATGGAGCCGAAGGTCATGCTCTTCGACGAACCGACCTCTGCCCTCGATCCTGAAATGGTGAAGGAGGTGCTCGACACCATGATCGGGCTCGCCCGTGACGGCATGACGATGATCTGTGTCACGCACGAAATGGGGTTTGCCCGCCAGGTCGCTGATCGCGTCATCTTCATGGCCTCCGGAGAAATCGTCGAAGAGGCCGAGCCGGAAGTCTTCTTCAAGTCGCCCAAGCACCAACGCACGAAAACCTTCCTTGGCGAAATCCTGGCCCACCACTGA
- a CDS encoding Gfo/Idh/MocA family protein: MTQRVKLAVVGAGLIGKRHIQHVLAEPSAQLSAVVDPAPVGETIAKEAGVKWFTSFADMIAADRPDGIIVATPNPAHVQNGLEAIEVGVPALIEKPIADDIISGEKLIAAAEAKGVPLLTGHHRRHNPVMHKAKEIIESGKLGRVLVVNAMFWLFKPDDYFDISWRRERGAGPVFLNLIHDVDNLRYLFGDVAAVQARESNAVRGNAVEETAVILIEFKNGVLGTATVSDAVVAPWSWEMTTGENPAYPKTEQSCYMIGGTHGSLAVPSLEVWRNPGKRSWWEPFDQTRIEVDDEDPLVLQIRQFCKVIRRDEPPLVSGREGLETLRVVDAVKRSAATGERIELN; this comes from the coding sequence ATGACCCAACGGGTTAAGCTGGCCGTAGTTGGGGCAGGCCTTATCGGTAAGCGCCATATTCAGCACGTCCTGGCCGAGCCCTCGGCGCAACTCAGTGCCGTGGTCGATCCCGCGCCGGTTGGCGAGACCATTGCCAAGGAAGCGGGCGTGAAGTGGTTTACAAGCTTCGCAGACATGATTGCCGCAGACCGACCTGATGGGATCATCGTGGCTACGCCCAACCCGGCTCACGTCCAGAACGGGTTGGAAGCCATTGAAGTCGGCGTTCCCGCGCTCATCGAGAAGCCTATCGCCGACGACATTATATCCGGGGAAAAGCTGATCGCAGCGGCTGAGGCAAAAGGTGTTCCTCTTTTGACCGGCCATCACCGCCGACACAATCCGGTGATGCATAAGGCAAAGGAAATCATCGAAAGCGGGAAGCTCGGCCGCGTTCTTGTTGTCAATGCGATGTTCTGGCTATTCAAGCCCGACGACTACTTCGACATCTCGTGGCGTCGTGAGCGCGGTGCGGGGCCGGTTTTCCTCAATCTCATCCACGATGTCGATAATCTGCGCTACCTCTTCGGCGATGTGGCTGCGGTTCAAGCACGCGAGTCCAACGCGGTGCGCGGCAACGCAGTTGAGGAAACGGCCGTGATCCTGATCGAGTTCAAGAATGGAGTTTTGGGAACTGCGACAGTCTCGGACGCGGTGGTCGCACCGTGGAGCTGGGAGATGACAACCGGAGAGAATCCGGCTTACCCCAAAACCGAGCAATCCTGTTACATGATTGGAGGAACGCACGGGTCGCTGGCTGTTCCGTCGCTCGAGGTCTGGCGCAATCCTGGTAAACGGAGTTGGTGGGAACCATTTGACCAAACGCGTATCGAGGTCGACGACGAGGACCCGCTCGTTCTGCAGATCAGGCAGTTCTGCAAGGTGATCCGCCGAGACGAACCGCCGCTTGTCAGCGGGCGTGAGGGGCTCGAAACCTTGAGGGTAGTCGATGCGGTAAAACGCTCGGCGGCAACGGGAGAACGTATCGAGTTGAACTGA
- a CDS encoding 5-carboxymethyl-2-hydroxymuconate Delta-isomerase, which yields MPHIIIDYSRGAGEHVAMDRLTLTVHRCVRDGGLVKPSAVRTLAREATYSCVGDEHVDNHFIQIIVRMAPGRTAETKQKLLTAVLDAARAIAAPALKAGRLGLRADLYESDPDFAVQAIAFV from the coding sequence ATGCCGCATATCATCATCGATTATAGCCGGGGCGCAGGCGAGCATGTAGCCATGGACCGGCTGACGCTCACCGTGCATCGCTGCGTTCGCGATGGCGGCCTTGTGAAACCTTCCGCCGTGCGCACGCTTGCGCGGGAGGCGACATACTCCTGCGTGGGCGATGAGCATGTCGATAATCATTTCATCCAAATCATCGTGCGGATGGCACCGGGTCGTACTGCAGAGACCAAGCAGAAGCTTCTCACCGCCGTTCTCGACGCCGCGCGGGCGATCGCCGCGCCTGCTCTCAAAGCGGGAAGGCTCGGCTTGCGCGCAGATCTCTACGAGTCGGACCCTGATTTTGCTGTGCAAGCAATCGCGTTCGTCTGA
- a CDS encoding Tn3 family transposase, translated as MPARISMTKKQRDALLALPETEDEVLRHYTLASDDLAAIAQCRTPETRLSYALQLCCLRFPGRNFRRGELLPGIMLDHIAEQLEADTDAIALFARRGATRYEQLATIKQRHGFGDFTKPERVELAAWAEREAVGLTDGRVLLDRLIERMRAEKIIIPGISVVERLAASAMHAAESATIAKIGTLLSDKQRRQLDALLADKTHIRQSRLAWLRAPASRVGGRSLAELLDKLDLIRGIIGDAPTRLPSHLNPRMAQMAKEGALYTAQAFQQMGSARRHAVMIATLNELAITLTDAALAMFQSLVGRANLRARKRLEETIAASAEQGRIRLLRIADVLDALVTAAKTEGNITAAVTAIAPLETVEADAAVIRRTVRPGKPEVLGELSHEYRVFKRIGARFLASFTFEGGRASQPLLAAITVLSGLGGDWRRPLPTNVPLGHIERRWLRHVFKDASIDRTYYELATYFTLANALASGGVWVPTSRIHRSLETLLTPASPATNLLPGRLPPAAAFNAESYLELRMAELDAALLATARGLPGKDAAMFTGGKLRFPKEPKESSEVDQTRSFTTALYTMMPRVRITDLLDQVDRWTEFASHFTHVSTGLPPADMRAFMAALIAEATNLGLSRMAEICGTVTRRALLRMQMWHMREDTFRAALASLTDAIHAEPLSAWFGEGWRASADGQAFYLGGPGEAGGSVNAHYGRDPIVKIYTTITDRYAPLHQKVIAGTAGEAIHALDGILGHESNVNVAALHVDGGGVSDIVFAVLHLLGLSFEPRIPRLSDRKLYAFEPKTRYGRLAPLFGQRLDAGLIRAHSDDIHKVIRALTDRAVTPSLILKKLAAYRHQNSLAAALREIGRIERTLFTLRWFEDPNLRQLVTAEVNKGEARNTLARAVAIHRLGRFRDRSHENQASRAAALNLVTAAIILFNCRYLGRIIQVLRQRGKPFDEQMIPQLSPLGWDHINITGDYVWSDDLAVDDEGFLPLRLGAL; from the coding sequence ATGCCAGCCCGGATATCGATGACCAAGAAGCAGCGGGACGCGCTGTTGGCGTTGCCAGAGACGGAAGATGAGGTGCTGCGTCACTATACCCTTGCTTCCGATGATCTCGCCGCAATTGCTCAATGCAGAACGCCCGAGACCAGGCTGAGCTACGCGCTGCAACTTTGCTGTCTGCGTTTTCCAGGCCGAAATTTCCGCCGCGGCGAACTACTGCCGGGTATCATGCTTGATCATATTGCCGAGCAGCTCGAGGCCGACACTGATGCGATCGCGCTGTTTGCCCGCCGCGGCGCCACCCGGTACGAGCAACTGGCAACGATCAAGCAGCGTCATGGCTTCGGCGACTTCACCAAGCCCGAGCGAGTCGAACTTGCCGCTTGGGCGGAGCGTGAAGCCGTCGGTCTGACCGACGGCCGCGTCCTGCTCGATCGGCTGATCGAACGGATGCGGGCGGAAAAGATCATCATCCCTGGCATCAGCGTGGTCGAACGCTTGGCCGCCTCGGCGATGCATGCAGCGGAGAGCGCAACAATCGCCAAGATCGGCACTCTTCTGTCGGACAAGCAGCGCCGGCAGCTTGATGCGCTTTTGGCAGACAAGACGCATATCCGCCAAAGCCGCTTGGCATGGCTGCGCGCGCCGGCCTCCCGGGTTGGCGGCAGGTCGCTGGCCGAGCTCCTCGACAAGCTCGATCTTATCCGGGGAATCATCGGTGATGCACCGACGCGTCTGCCTTCGCATCTCAATCCCCGTATGGCCCAAATGGCCAAGGAAGGCGCCCTCTATACGGCGCAAGCCTTCCAACAGATGGGTTCGGCCCGGCGGCATGCCGTCATGATCGCGACGTTGAACGAGCTTGCGATCACACTGACCGATGCCGCGCTGGCTATGTTCCAGTCGCTCGTCGGCCGTGCCAATCTGCGCGCTCGAAAGCGGCTTGAAGAGACAATTGCCGCCTCCGCCGAACAGGGCCGCATCCGGCTTCTTCGCATTGCCGACGTCCTCGATGCCTTGGTGACGGCCGCGAAGACCGAAGGCAACATCACCGCCGCCGTCACCGCGATCGCACCGCTCGAGACCGTTGAAGCCGACGCCGCCGTCATTCGGCGCACCGTCCGCCCCGGAAAACCGGAAGTGCTCGGTGAGCTCTCTCATGAATATCGTGTTTTCAAGCGGATCGGCGCGCGATTTCTGGCGAGTTTCACATTTGAAGGTGGTCGTGCCTCGCAGCCGTTGCTCGCGGCGATCACAGTCTTGAGCGGCCTCGGCGGTGACTGGCGGAGACCATTGCCCACCAATGTGCCGCTCGGCCATATCGAGCGACGCTGGTTGCGACATGTCTTCAAAGACGCCTCGATTGACCGCACCTATTACGAACTGGCCACTTACTTCACCTTGGCCAACGCGCTTGCCAGCGGTGGTGTGTGGGTTCCGACATCGAGGATTCATCGTTCGCTTGAAACGCTTCTGACGCCGGCTTCACCTGCGACAAATCTCCTCCCCGGGCGGCTTCCGCCCGCTGCGGCCTTCAACGCCGAAAGCTATCTTGAACTACGGATGGCCGAACTCGACGCTGCACTTCTGGCAACAGCCCGCGGATTGCCAGGCAAGGACGCCGCGATGTTCACCGGCGGCAAGCTTCGCTTCCCGAAAGAGCCGAAGGAAAGCAGCGAAGTCGACCAGACCCGCAGCTTCACGACCGCCCTCTACACTATGATGCCGCGCGTGCGGATCACCGATCTGCTCGATCAGGTCGACCGCTGGACTGAGTTCGCAAGCCATTTCACGCATGTCTCAACCGGATTGCCACCCGCTGACATGCGCGCCTTCATGGCCGCGTTGATTGCCGAGGCGACAAATCTTGGCCTGTCACGCATGGCCGAGATTTGCGGAACGGTAACCCGAAGGGCCTTGCTGCGAATGCAGATGTGGCACATGCGCGAGGACACCTTCCGCGCGGCGCTCGCCAGCCTTACCGATGCGATCCATGCCGAGCCGCTGTCCGCCTGGTTTGGCGAAGGTTGGCGAGCATCGGCCGACGGTCAGGCGTTCTATCTCGGAGGCCCGGGCGAGGCCGGAGGCTCCGTTAATGCGCATTACGGCCGCGATCCGATCGTCAAAATCTACACCACGATCACCGACCGCTACGCGCCGCTCCACCAAAAGGTCATCGCCGGAACCGCCGGAGAGGCGATCCACGCACTGGACGGAATTCTCGGGCATGAGAGCAACGTCAATGTCGCCGCGCTTCATGTCGATGGCGGCGGGGTGTCAGACATCGTCTTTGCCGTCCTGCATCTGCTGGGGCTATCCTTCGAACCCCGTATTCCGCGCCTGTCGGATCGCAAGCTCTACGCTTTCGAACCGAAAACGCGATACGGCCGACTGGCGCCCCTGTTCGGACAGCGCCTCGATGCCGGGCTGATACGTGCTCACTCCGACGATATTCACAAGGTGATCCGGGCGCTCACGGACCGGGCCGTGACGCCGTCGCTCATCCTGAAGAAGCTCGCCGCTTACCGGCACCAGAACAGTCTGGCGGCGGCACTGCGCGAAATCGGGCGAATCGAACGCACTCTGTTCACCTTGCGCTGGTTCGAGGATCCCAACCTCCGCCAGCTCGTCACCGCAGAAGTCAACAAGGGCGAGGCCAGAAACACGCTCGCCCGGGCGGTCGCAATCCATCGCCTGGGTCGCTTTCGTGACCGCAGCCACGAAAACCAGGCAAGCCGCGCGGCAGCCCTCAATCTTGTCACCGCCGCCATCATCCTCTTCAACTGTCGCTATCTCGGCCGCATCATCCAGGTGTTGCGCCAACGCGGTAAACCATTCGATGAACAGATGATCCCCCAGCTTTCTCCATTGGGCTGGGACCATATCAACATCACCGGGGATTATGTCTGGTCCGACGATTTGGCGGTCGACGACGAGGGCTTTCTGCCGCTCAGGCTGGGAGCCCTATGA
- a CDS encoding recombinase family protein, with protein sequence MLIGYARVSKGDEQSNKAQSRALADAGCKKVFEEKASGGRWDRPELHRMLDQLRDGDTVVVWKLDRLSRSLKDVLHLMDRMTSAGAGFRSLTEAIDTTTAAGRMMMQMVGSFAEFERAMIHERTTAGLAQARAEGRIGGRRRKLNEKKRLEIVESVLSGRKSAAEMARLYEVSQPTVSRIIAEYRQRTGKDHAHQP encoded by the coding sequence ATGCTGATCGGCTATGCCCGGGTGAGCAAAGGCGACGAGCAATCGAACAAGGCCCAGTCCCGCGCACTCGCCGATGCGGGATGCAAGAAGGTATTCGAGGAGAAAGCCTCCGGCGGTCGCTGGGACCGTCCGGAGCTGCATCGCATGCTTGATCAATTGCGCGACGGCGACACCGTCGTTGTCTGGAAGCTTGATCGTCTATCTCGGTCGCTCAAGGACGTGCTTCACCTCATGGACAGGATGACGTCGGCCGGCGCCGGCTTTCGTTCTCTCACCGAGGCGATCGATACGACGACGGCGGCAGGCCGCATGATGATGCAAATGGTCGGATCCTTTGCCGAATTCGAACGCGCTATGATCCACGAACGCACGACCGCTGGCCTTGCCCAGGCCCGTGCCGAAGGCCGGATCGGCGGACGCCGCAGAAAGTTGAACGAGAAGAAACGGCTGGAAATCGTTGAAAGCGTCTTGTCCGGACGCAAATCAGCAGCCGAAATGGCACGACTGTACGAAGTGAGCCAACCAACGGTATCGAGAATCATCGCCGAGTACCGGCAACGAACGGGAAAAGACCATGCCCACCAGCCATGA
- a CDS encoding DUF1971 domain-containing protein — translation MERAELDEREIPKILERFYERVRADAELGPVFAVVADWDEHLGRLSEFWSSVMLTTGLYKGNPVSMHMIHAERIRPEMFDRWLALWRLTTSEMLPQSLAIAMQAKAARIASRLSRAIHPQSPQARSEQPTNAGEPCSPYRVTSVFDEVSLPRALLQSHTLKPGTWGVIRVHDGAVKYRADGATHTILLDRNRPGVVPPEVPHRLELAGPVNLRIEFYDRNPSLEIR, via the coding sequence GTGGAAAGAGCAGAACTCGACGAACGCGAAATTCCGAAAATTCTGGAGCGGTTTTACGAGCGCGTGCGAGCCGACGCCGAGCTTGGCCCGGTCTTCGCGGTTGTCGCGGATTGGGACGAGCACCTTGGCCGGCTGTCGGAATTCTGGTCGTCGGTGATGCTGACGACAGGCCTATACAAAGGAAACCCTGTCTCCATGCACATGATCCACGCCGAACGGATCCGTCCGGAAATGTTCGATCGCTGGCTGGCTCTGTGGCGTCTGACGACCTCCGAGATGTTGCCGCAGTCCCTCGCGATCGCGATGCAAGCCAAAGCCGCGCGCATAGCATCGCGGTTGTCCCGCGCAATTCACCCACAGTCACCACAAGCACGCTCGGAGCAACCGACCAATGCAGGAGAGCCCTGCAGTCCGTATAGGGTCACCTCCGTGTTCGACGAGGTTTCTTTACCTCGAGCCTTGCTTCAGTCGCATACGCTCAAACCCGGAACCTGGGGTGTAATTCGTGTCCACGACGGCGCAGTGAAGTATCGTGCCGATGGCGCGACGCACACGATCCTTCTTGATCGCAACAGACCGGGGGTCGTTCCTCCGGAAGTTCCCCATCGCCTTGAGCTTGCGGGGCCCGTCAATTTGCGGATCGAGTTCTACGATCGCAACCCAAGCCTTGAAATCCGCTAA